A DNA window from Streptomyces sp. B21-083 contains the following coding sequences:
- a CDS encoding biotin-dependent carboxyltransferase family protein, which translates to MTDRALFVVRAGALTTVQDLGRPGHAHLGVPRSGALDAPTAALVNRLVGNPSKAAVLETTLNGCTLRPRCPVTVAVGGAPCPVTVNGRPAAWGAPVRVPAGALLDIGTALSGVRAYVAVSGGVAVERVLGSRSTDLLSGLGPPPLTDGAVLPLGPAIGGHARVDVVPQPAPPAELVFRVTVGPRDDWFTPTALRAFTTSTYRVSSASNRIGLRTEGPALERAVSGELPSEGMVLGAVQVPPDGRPVVFLADHPTTGGYPVIAVVRTADLPAAAQAAPGTQVRFVPVRRR; encoded by the coding sequence ATGACGGATCGTGCGCTCTTCGTCGTACGGGCCGGGGCGCTGACCACCGTGCAGGACCTCGGGCGTCCCGGTCACGCCCATCTCGGGGTGCCCCGCTCCGGGGCCCTGGACGCGCCCACGGCCGCGCTCGTCAACCGGCTGGTCGGCAACCCGTCCAAGGCGGCCGTCCTGGAGACCACCCTCAACGGCTGCACCCTGCGCCCCCGTTGCCCGGTCACCGTCGCGGTCGGCGGCGCCCCCTGCCCGGTCACGGTCAACGGCCGCCCGGCCGCCTGGGGCGCTCCGGTGCGGGTGCCCGCCGGCGCGCTGCTGGACATCGGGACGGCCCTGTCCGGCGTACGGGCCTACGTGGCCGTCTCCGGCGGAGTCGCCGTCGAGCGGGTGCTCGGCAGCCGCTCCACCGACCTGTTGTCCGGGCTGGGTCCGCCGCCGCTGACGGACGGCGCGGTGCTGCCCCTGGGGCCTGCGATCGGCGGGCACGCGCGCGTGGACGTCGTTCCGCAGCCCGCACCCCCGGCCGAACTCGTGTTCAGGGTGACCGTCGGGCCACGCGACGACTGGTTCACGCCAACCGCACTACGGGCCTTCACCACGTCCACGTACCGGGTGTCCTCCGCGAGCAACCGCATCGGGCTGCGCACGGAAGGGCCCGCCCTGGAGCGGGCCGTCTCCGGCGAACTCCCCAGTGAGGGCATGGTCCTGGGCGCGGTCCAGGTGCCCCCGGACGGCAGGCCGGTGGTGTTTCTCGCCGACCATCCGACCACCGGCGGCTATCCGGTGATCGCCGTCGTACGCACCGCCGACCTGCCCGCAGCCGCCCAGGCGGCGCCGGGTACCCAGGTGAGGTTCGTGCCCGTACGCCGACGCTGA
- a CDS encoding glycosyltransferase, whose amino-acid sequence MNGETPRGASGPLRIVRLANFVAPSSGGLRTALRELGAGYRAAGHEPVLIVPGERATDSDTEQGRVITLPGPLLPGTGGYRVLTDRRRVAALLEELAPDRLEVSDRTTLRWTGKWARRARVPAVMVSHETADGVLRTWGLPENLSRRTADTLNARTAHTYARVVCTTEFAEREFVRIGARNVVRAPLGVDLVRRHPSLRDPAVRATHAREDELLLVMCSRLSVEKRPGTALDALRALLRRGRRARLVVAGDGPLRARLEQRARDRGLPVTFLGHVADRALLGALQASADVCLAPGPAETFGLAALEAMACGTPVVVSASSALPEVIGSAGAVAADDGEAFADAIRLLLGRPERERRETARARAECFGWSTAVEAFLAAHDAPVRPVVPEGVG is encoded by the coding sequence GTGAACGGCGAGACACCGCGCGGGGCGAGCGGACCGCTGCGTATCGTCCGGCTGGCGAACTTCGTCGCCCCGTCCTCGGGCGGGCTGCGCACCGCGCTGCGCGAACTGGGCGCCGGATACCGGGCCGCAGGCCACGAACCCGTCCTGATCGTGCCCGGTGAGCGGGCGACCGACAGCGACACCGAACAGGGGCGCGTGATCACCCTGCCCGGCCCGCTGCTGCCCGGCACCGGTGGCTACCGCGTCCTCACCGACAGGCGGCGCGTCGCCGCCCTCCTGGAGGAACTCGCGCCGGACCGCCTGGAGGTGTCCGACCGCACGACCCTCAGATGGACCGGCAAGTGGGCGCGCCGGGCCCGCGTCCCCGCGGTGATGGTCTCCCACGAGACCGCCGACGGCGTCCTGCGCACCTGGGGCCTGCCGGAGAACCTCTCCCGGCGCACCGCCGACACCCTCAACGCCCGTACCGCGCACACCTACGCGCGCGTGGTGTGCACCACGGAGTTCGCCGAGCGGGAGTTCGTACGGATCGGGGCGCGCAACGTCGTACGGGCTCCCCTGGGCGTCGACCTGGTGCGACGGCATCCGTCACTGCGTGACCCGGCGGTGCGGGCCACGCACGCGCGCGAGGACGAACTGCTCCTGGTGATGTGCTCCCGGCTGTCCGTCGAGAAACGGCCCGGCACGGCCCTGGACGCGCTGCGGGCGCTGCTGCGGCGCGGGCGGCGGGCGAGGCTGGTGGTCGCCGGGGACGGGCCCCTGCGGGCCCGTCTGGAGCAGCGGGCGCGGGACCGCGGACTGCCGGTCACTTTCCTCGGGCACGTCGCCGACCGGGCACTGCTGGGCGCACTCCAGGCGTCCGCCGACGTGTGCCTGGCACCCGGGCCCGCCGAGACGTTCGGACTCGCCGCGCTGGAGGCGATGGCCTGCGGTACTCCCGTGGTCGTCAGCGCCTCCTCCGCGCTGCCCGAGGTGATCGGGTCCGCCGGGGCCGTCGCGGCAGACGACGGAGAGGCCTTCGCGGACGCGATACGGCTGCTGCTGGGGCGGCCCGAGCGCGAGCGCCGGGAGACCGCACGCGCGCGGGCGGAGTGTTTCGGCTGGTCGACAGCGGTCGAGGCGTTCCTCGCGGCGCACGACGCGCCCGTGCGGCCCGTCGTACCGGAGGGTGTCGGATGA